Proteins encoded in a region of the Campylobacter geochelonis genome:
- a CDS encoding transporter substrate-binding domain-containing protein gives MRYILVIALLLSTFLFGRTLDEIKHSGVIRIGVHNKQPPFSLQNTNGEFEGFEIDLAKAMTKAIFPKEDVKFELVGVTLAQRIEFLENDKIDLVIASMTETEDRKKLVDFSIPYFRVNLGILTKKEKHITKLRELQEEGSTIIVEANSPAEYYFKQKGFKTIPCVGALTCYNMLIEDKGDAFSTDSLIVLAYPVINDSVEVVLKNLGETDYIGMAVSKGNEDLLEMVNDAIYKLSNDKFFTNAFNHTFVPFYKGNVAKQYFLLEDFYKILYDMQLENL, from the coding sequence ATGAGATATATTTTAGTGATTGCTCTTTTGTTATCTACATTTTTATTTGGGCGAACTCTTGATGAGATTAAGCATTCTGGCGTTATCAGAATTGGAGTTCATAATAAACAACCTCCTTTTTCATTGCAAAATACAAATGGCGAATTTGAGGGCTTTGAGATAGATTTAGCAAAGGCTATGACAAAGGCAATATTTCCAAAAGAAGATGTTAAATTTGAACTAGTTGGAGTAACTTTGGCACAGCGTATCGAGTTTTTAGAAAATGACAAAATCGACCTTGTTATCGCTTCTATGACCGAAACAGAAGATAGAAAAAAACTCGTTGATTTTTCAATACCTTATTTTAGAGTGAACTTGGGAATACTAACCAAAAAAGAAAAGCATATAACTAAACTTAGAGAATTGCAAGAAGAAGGCTCAACCATAATAGTAGAAGCAAACTCGCCAGCGGAATATTATTTTAAACAAAAAGGATTTAAAACCATACCTTGCGTGGGTGCCCTTACTTGCTATAATATGCTCATAGAAGATAAAGGCGATGCTTTCTCAACCGATTCACTTATCGTGCTGGCTTATCCGGTGATAAATGATAGCGTTGAAGTTGTGTTAAAAAACTTAGGCGAGACAGACTACATAGGCATGGCAGTATCAAAAGGAAATGAAGATTTGCTAGAAATGGTTAATGACGCGATTTACAAACTAAGCAACGATAAATTTTTTACAAATGCATTTAATCACACCTTTGTGCCATTTTACAAAGGAAACGTGGCTAAACAATACTTTTTATTAGAAGATTTTTATAAAATTTTATATGATATGCAGTTAGAAAATTTATAA
- a CDS encoding response regulator transcription factor has translation MKILLLEDNQSLASIIKEVLESKGYAIELFDDGNLALQNLTNGYDCFVLDINVPSLDGISILNLIRDYDKNIPIIIISSNTELSIIQKAYQNGCNDFLKKPFYIYELEAKINLLCKKDKVINFGEEFYFDMKKEALFYQKAEIELTRKERLFLLLLLKNQTQTISIEMILEYVWEGESSSVMSLRSLVKRLRQKLPKNIIETKNFGYKIQI, from the coding sequence ATGAAGATACTTTTGCTTGAAGACAACCAAAGCTTAGCAAGCATCATAAAAGAGGTGCTTGAAAGCAAAGGATACGCGATAGAACTTTTTGATGATGGAAATTTAGCCTTGCAAAACCTTACTAACGGATACGACTGCTTTGTGCTTGATATCAATGTGCCATCGCTTGATGGGATTAGTATACTAAATTTAATAAGAGATTATGATAAAAACATACCCATTATCATCATCAGCTCAAACACAGAGTTATCCATCATACAAAAAGCCTATCAAAACGGTTGCAACGATTTTTTGAAAAAGCCATTTTACATCTATGAACTTGAAGCTAAAATCAACTTGCTTTGCAAAAAAGATAAGGTGATAAATTTTGGCGAGGAGTTTTACTTCGATATGAAAAAAGAGGCACTGTTTTATCAAAAAGCAGAGATAGAGCTTACAAGAAAGGAGCGGCTTTTCTTGCTTTTGCTCTTAAAAAACCAAACACAAACTATCAGCATAGAGATGATTTTAGAGTATGTTTGGGAAGGCGAGAGTTCATCTGTGATGAGCCTAAGATCGCTAGTTAAAAGACTTCGCCAAAAACTACCAAAAAACATCATCGAAACAAAAAATTTTGGGTATAAAATTCAAATTTAG
- a CDS encoding sensor histidine kinase: protein MKFVFLALFLPIFLFAQGKEILLLQSYNKGLKWSDDISLGVENELKSYKNIELTTEYMDSKKNDSKEYKEKISKLFLYKFKDRKYDVIIIADNFAVDFYNLNKDKLFAGSKVIFTGLDMDFLGVDLNQTIKDKIPIVLENKQVDTNVAFIISSVKNLKHLYIINDNSFDSRLINDKFKAIEQQNNIDISLNLNGNLQTLEKDIANLPKNSAILFGSLFVDDKMNYISYNTVNNLINSSKFPVFSLTDSHLGKGVVGGLLSTGYEQGSEAGKLALKYLNNQEVDYKTPVLANAKWEFDYNAIKKYNLEYINLPKNATILNAPKSFFEKNRVFIDRSFIASPFIFLILLFIIFYIVKKSQMQKKITDREKLIKTQLNNIKDMILWIRNDGLIITCNQAFCFFISKKKDLIIGKKIDQIIGELNEHIDMQKLFDRDFFEFEYNDKNYYVKNNILEYSNQKTNFLIITDVTAKRQIDLNKQFLIQQSKLSEIGEMLSSLAHQWKTPLVELSAVAHKMQYYNQSKKLTSSDMEQFFDTIMKQIIFMSETVDAIRNFVKPSTKTTLFDIDLGIKEILSIIHPSLEHNFIKVEYKNILDSDIYIYGYANEFKQVILNIINNAKDAIVEKNDKKGSGKIKISLNQIDESVKIKIEDNGVGLSKDSANSIFQPYFTTKKDGLGIGLYMAKFIVENKMDGKLNVYALENGVKFIITLPKPTHAELNDEDTFA from the coding sequence GTGAAATTTGTATTTTTAGCTCTTTTTTTACCGATTTTTTTGTTTGCGCAAGGTAAAGAAATCTTGCTTCTTCAGTCTTATAACAAGGGCTTAAAATGGAGCGATGATATATCTTTGGGTGTTGAAAATGAGCTAAAAAGTTATAAAAATATCGAGCTAACAACCGAATATATGGATAGCAAGAAAAATGATTCAAAAGAGTATAAAGAAAAAATTTCTAAGCTTTTTTTATATAAATTTAAAGACAGAAAATACGATGTCATCATCATCGCAGATAACTTTGCGGTTGATTTTTACAACCTAAACAAAGATAAGCTTTTTGCTGGTTCAAAAGTGATTTTCACTGGGCTTGATATGGACTTTTTGGGAGTTGATTTAAACCAAACGATAAAAGATAAAATTCCCATTGTCTTGGAAAACAAGCAAGTAGATACGAATGTGGCGTTTATCATCTCATCTGTGAAAAACTTAAAACACCTTTATATCATCAACGATAATTCGTTTGATTCAAGACTTATAAATGATAAATTTAAAGCCATAGAGCAACAAAACAACATCGATATATCTTTAAATTTAAATGGAAATTTGCAAACTTTAGAAAAAGATATAGCAAATTTACCAAAAAATAGCGCTATTTTGTTTGGCTCTTTGTTTGTCGATGATAAGATGAACTATATCTCATATAACACAGTAAACAACCTCATAAACAGCTCTAAATTTCCAGTCTTTTCACTGACTGATTCGCACCTTGGAAAAGGCGTTGTTGGCGGGCTTTTATCAACTGGTTATGAGCAAGGAAGTGAGGCTGGAAAGCTAGCGTTAAAGTATCTAAATAATCAAGAAGTTGATTATAAAACGCCTGTTTTAGCAAACGCAAAGTGGGAATTTGACTATAACGCGATTAAAAAATACAACCTTGAGTATATAAATTTACCAAAAAATGCAACTATCCTAAACGCCCCAAAAAGCTTTTTTGAGAAAAACAGAGTTTTTATCGATAGAAGCTTTATCGCCTCCCCTTTTATATTTTTGATTTTACTTTTTATCATCTTTTATATCGTTAAAAAATCACAAATGCAAAAGAAAATCACAGATCGAGAAAAGCTTATAAAAACCCAGCTTAACAACATCAAAGATATGATTTTGTGGATTAGAAACGATGGGCTTATCATAACGTGTAATCAAGCTTTTTGCTTTTTTATCTCAAAGAAAAAAGATCTCATCATCGGCAAAAAAATAGATCAAATCATAGGCGAACTAAATGAGCATATCGATATGCAAAAGCTCTTTGATAGGGATTTTTTCGAGTTTGAATACAACGATAAAAACTACTATGTTAAAAATAACATCTTAGAATACAGCAACCAAAAAACAAATTTTTTAATCATAACAGATGTAACAGCAAAAAGACAGATTGACTTAAACAAACAGTTTTTAATCCAACAATCAAAGCTAAGCGAAATCGGCGAAATGCTCTCATCGCTAGCTCATCAGTGGAAAACGCCACTTGTGGAGCTTTCGGCTGTTGCACACAAGATGCAGTACTACAACCAAAGCAAAAAGCTAACTTCAAGCGATATGGAGCAGTTTTTCGATACGATAATGAAGCAGATAATTTTTATGTCTGAAACTGTTGATGCAATTAGAAATTTCGTCAAGCCATCTACAAAAACGACTCTTTTTGATATCGATTTGGGTATAAAAGAGATACTGTCTATCATACACCCATCGCTTGAACATAACTTTATAAAAGTCGAGTATAAAAACATCTTAGATAGCGATATTTACATCTATGGATACGCAAATGAATTTAAACAAGTCATACTAAATATCATAAATAACGCAAAAGATGCCATCGTAGAAAAAAACGATAAAAAAGGTAGTGGCAAGATAAAAATCAGCCTAAATCAAATCGATGAAAGCGTGAAAATAAAGATCGAAGATAATGGCGTGGGGTTAAGTAAAGACAGTGCGAATTCGATATTTCAGCCATATTTTACTACTAAAAAAGATGGGCTTGGTATTGGGCTTTATATGGCTAAATTTATAGTTGAAAATAAAATGGATGGCAAGCTAAACGTTTATGCGCTAGAAAATGGCGTTAAATTTATCATCACTTTACCAAAACCAACTCACGCGGAGCTAAACGATGAAGATACTTTTGCTTGA
- a CDS encoding rhodanese-like domain-containing protein, whose amino-acid sequence MSNFKKFITLGAVFVALVFTACSDTKVTQIKGSDLAAIQNDNKKKENYLVIDVRSKKEYDAGHLKHAINIPLEELNGELLALQNFKDKNVVLYCNTGNKSGKALKILQENGFKKVYNGDGVKQFEYNLTSYKNVLGSDLQKASDDASAVIVDVREAKDFAKGHLKGAINIPDGTPIDEAVAMLEPYKNKKIIAHCYSGNRSAKLANELSKRGFSDVSNSLDGTKEYEFNLVK is encoded by the coding sequence ATGTCAAATTTCAAAAAATTTATCACATTAGGTGCGGTTTTTGTCGCTTTAGTTTTTACTGCTTGTTCAGATACAAAAGTTACTCAAATAAAAGGTAGCGATTTAGCAGCCATTCAAAATGATAACAAAAAGAAAGAAAACTACCTTGTTATCGATGTTAGAAGCAAAAAAGAGTATGATGCTGGACATCTTAAACACGCTATAAATATCCCGCTTGAAGAGCTTAATGGCGAGCTTTTAGCTTTGCAAAATTTTAAAGATAAAAATGTCGTTCTTTACTGCAACACTGGAAATAAAAGCGGCAAGGCTTTAAAAATTTTGCAAGAAAATGGCTTTAAAAAAGTCTATAACGGCGATGGCGTGAAACAGTTTGAGTATAACTTGACAAGTTACAAAAACGTTTTAGGAAGTGATTTACAAAAAGCAAGCGATGACGCAAGTGCCGTTATAGTCGATGTTAGAGAGGCAAAAGACTTTGCAAAAGGGCATTTAAAAGGTGCGATTAATATCCCTGATGGAACGCCTATAGATGAAGCTGTGGCGATGCTTGAGCCGTATAAAAACAAAAAGATAATCGCACATTGTTATAGTGGAAACAGAAGCGCAAAACTAGCAAATGAGCTTAGTAAACGCGGTTTTAGCGATGTTTCAAACTCGCTTGATGGAACAAAAGAGTATGAGTTTAACTTAGTTAAATGA
- a CDS encoding TIGR04282 family arsenosugar biosynthesis glycosyltransferase, with the protein MRAIIFFTKVPVLRRCKTRLLDFLSPDEALNLQKKLIKENFSVLQSLKFKIFIFHSDDGDVQILKDLTSQNVRFFAQQGVGLGEKMSKAFKEIFALGYDKVLLMGSDIVGLKKEFLENAFLNLDTQDLVLAPSDDGGYSLIGLKKPCDELFKIEFSKDNVCENTVKTALNLGLKCEVLPRLQDIDTKEDIFKFIVKSDVKLLASGEYNANYIYEKDGVKRLFRVKFGSQIEVENPTLYEYNALLALQNCGVVPKVFKYYEKSEFLPYGAFEMEFLEGRALDYKKDLLIASKLLAKVHNAKTQSNSSFLQIQKPFLAMYEECEKMAKAYFEYEKADKKILENLIYFFEKVQNLGLNDEVENSCIINTELNNTNFIINQNSYIIDWEKPVVGECEQDLAHFLAPTTTFFRTDTILQNDEILSFLKEYEKVRKFDIYKFSKYFKFSILRGLSWCAMAKVEYENQRNIGNVKEKIDSYFKDDFILHLKSIFENNCSQTPNLGI; encoded by the coding sequence ATGAGAGCAATTATATTTTTTACTAAAGTTCCAGTTCTTAGGCGGTGCAAAACCCGCCTTTTAGACTTTTTAAGCCCAGATGAGGCTTTAAATTTACAAAAAAAACTTATAAAAGAAAACTTTTCTGTTTTGCAAAGTTTGAAATTTAAAATTTTTATCTTTCATAGCGATGACGGAGATGTTCAAATTTTAAAAGATTTAACATCGCAAAATGTGAGGTTTTTCGCGCAACAAGGCGTTGGTTTAGGCGAAAAAATGAGTAAAGCTTTTAAGGAAATTTTTGCTTTAGGATATGATAAAGTTTTGTTAATGGGTAGCGATATAGTCGGACTTAAAAAGGAATTTTTAGAAAATGCTTTTTTAAATTTAGACACGCAAGATTTGGTTTTAGCGCCAAGCGATGATGGCGGATACTCGCTAATCGGGCTTAAAAAGCCATGTGATGAGCTTTTTAAAATAGAATTTAGCAAAGATAATGTGTGTGAAAATACAGTGAAAACTGCTTTAAATTTAGGCTTAAAGTGCGAAGTGCTGCCTAGACTTCAAGATATCGATACAAAAGAGGATATCTTTAAATTTATCGTAAAAAGCGATGTGAAACTTTTAGCAAGTGGCGAATACAACGCAAACTATATATATGAAAAAGATGGCGTAAAAAGGCTGTTTCGTGTTAAATTTGGCTCACAAATTGAAGTAGAAAATCCAACGCTTTATGAATACAACGCGCTGTTGGCTTTGCAAAATTGCGGCGTTGTGCCGAAGGTTTTTAAGTATTATGAAAAAAGCGAGTTTTTGCCTTATGGTGCGTTTGAAATGGAGTTTTTAGAAGGAAGAGCGCTTGATTATAAAAAAGATTTATTAATAGCTTCTAAGTTACTTGCCAAAGTGCATAATGCAAAAACCCAGTCAAATAGCTCGTTTTTGCAGATACAAAAGCCATTTTTAGCGATGTATGAAGAGTGTGAAAAGATGGCAAAAGCCTATTTTGAGTATGAAAAAGCAGATAAAAAGATATTAGAAAATCTTATTTATTTTTTTGAAAAAGTGCAGAATTTAGGTCTTAATGATGAGGTAGAAAATAGCTGTATTATAAACACAGAGCTTAATAATACAAATTTTATAATCAACCAAAACTCATATATCATCGACTGGGAAAAGCCAGTAGTTGGCGAATGTGAGCAGGATTTAGCCCATTTTTTAGCTCCAACGACAACGTTTTTTAGAACTGATACGATTTTGCAAAACGATGAAATTTTAAGCTTTTTAAAAGAGTATGAAAAGGTGCGTAAATTTGATATTTATAAGTTTAGTAAATATTTCAAATTTAGCATTTTGCGTGGGCTTAGCTGGTGCGCGATGGCAAAGGTCGAGTATGAAAATCAAAGAAATATCGGCAATGTCAAAGAAAAAATCGATAGTTATTTTAAAGATGATTTTATCTTGCATTTAAAATCAATCTTTGAAAATAATTGCTCGCAAACTCCAAATTTAGGCATTTAA